The proteins below are encoded in one region of Diorhabda carinulata isolate Delta chromosome 3, icDioCari1.1, whole genome shotgun sequence:
- the LOC130891687 gene encoding juvenile hormone esterase-like — protein MKLKIYMENMSFLAIILLLQALVCVTSAEIIVKIPNGELMGRKEYSLRGISFYAFQQIPFAKPPIGNLRFADPQPAEKWEGVLDATKNDRMCYQQSDLFHVNLTALQNEDCLYLNVYTPRDPTTNAALPVMFYIYGGGFVNGAANFDFFGPHYLMENDVIVVTTNYRVGPFGFLSTGDETITGNFGLKDQKLALEWVRDNIKYFGGDPEKVTIFGQSAGAASVAYLLMNPELNGLFRAAIAQSGSSLCPWSYQREYRNMAYNLAKGIDSSFSNESSSQELLDFLRSKDANNINTVAASFKQTYGNEQIIQGFWFTPVIEPNHENAFITENQYSALESGHMNRVPLMIGITSEEAIARAAASNFISTVHSYENDITRLVNKNMHLTDPAIKKEAGEEIRRIYTDGLLQDNPGKAVNYFSDMEFTRSVITHAKLQAQFSDVYFYQFSYHGAMGGNRPNIEGAYKVGHSEDSHYLWAVANHTYLNNYSALDVATSDRYRLLFTNFAKYLNPTPEAVPLLNNIIWPKVKADEFVYLDINETLTLQSNPKVQTYENWVALYEKYAVKPYDTF, from the exons atgaaattgaaaatttatatggaaaatatgaGTTTCCTGGCAATTATACTCTTGTTGCAGGCTTTAGTATGTGTG ACTTCTGCGGAAATTATAGTGAAGATCCCTAATGGAGAACTTATGGGTCGGAAAGAATATTCTTTGAGAGGCATATCATTTTATGCTTTTCAACAAATACCCTTCGCAAAGCCACCAATAGGAAATCTCCGTTTTGCG gaCCCACAACCAGCTGAAAAATGGGAAGGTGTTTTAGATGcaacaaaaaatgatagaatGTGCTATCAACAATCTGACTTATTTCATGTGAATCTTACGGCACTCCAAAATGAAGATTGTCTCTATTTGAATGTATATACCCCAAGA gATCCAACAACAAATGCAGCACTTCCAGTGATGTTCTACATCTATGGTGGCGGATTCGTAAACGGAGCtgcaaattttgatttttttgggcCGCATTATCTAATGGAAAATGATGTAATTGTTGTGACAACCAATTATAGAGTTGGACCGTTTG gATTTTTATCTACTGGTGATGAAACGATTACTGGAAACTTTGGACTTAAAGACCAAAAATTAGCCTTAGAATGGGTAAGGgacaatatcaaatatttcgGTGGGGATCCAGAAAAAGTTACTATATTTGGACAAAGTGCTGGAGCAGCATCAGTAGCTTACCTTCTGATGAATCCGGAACTAAATG GTTTATTTAGAGCCGCAATAGCTCAAAGTGGATCCTCGTTATGTCCTTGGTCGTACCAGAGAGAATATAGGAATATGGCGTACAATTTAGCTAAAGGAATTGATAGTAGCTTTAGCAATGAAAGTAGCTCTCAAGaattattggattttttgaggagtAAGGATgccaataatataaatacagtTGCAGCTAGTTTCAAA CAAACATATGGCAATGAACAAATTATTCAAGGATTTTGGTTCACTCCAGTCATTGAACCTAACCACGAGAATGCATTTATTACAGAAAATCAATATAGCGCTTTAGAAAGTGGGCATATGAATCGAGTTCCTCTCATGATTGGAATAACGTCTGAAGAAGCGATTGCCAGAGCTGCAG CGTCAAATTTCATATCTACTGTGCATTCGTATGAAAACGACATAACTAGATTGGTTAACAAAAATATGCATTTAACGGATCCAGCTATTAAAAAAGAAGCAGGGGAGGAAATCCGAAGGATATACACAGATGGATTGTTACAAGATAATCCAGGAAAAGCGGTTAAT tattttagtGATATGGAATTTACTAGAAGTGTAATTACTCATGCAAAATTACAAGCGCAATTCAGTGATGTGTACTTTTATCAATTCTCTTATCACGGAGCAATGGGAGGCAATAGACCAAACATAGAGG gtgCCTACAAGGTAGGACACTCAGAAGATAGCCACTATTTATGGGCTGTTGCTAATCATACCTACTTAAACAATTATTCCGCATTGGATGTGGCTACTAGTGATAGATACagattattatttacaaattttgctaAATACTT aaatcCAACTCCTGAAGCAGTTCCACTTCTAAACAACATTATATGGCCAAAAGTTAAAGCAGACGAATTTGTTTATTTGGACATTAATGAAACTCTAACATTACAAAGCAATCCCAAAGTACAGACTTATGAAAATTGGGTTGCTCTTTATGAGAAATACGCCGTGAAACCTTATGATACATTTTAG